Proteins from a single region of Bombus vancouverensis nearcticus chromosome 5, iyBomVanc1_principal, whole genome shotgun sequence:
- the LOC117159653 gene encoding dual 3',5'-cyclic-AMP and -GMP phosphodiesterase 11 isoform X5: MQLKKAMLKIFDQCLHLRSIEEPRMTAETAAPCVQGMQGVQTAMAGQGTLQQVQDGKSAGGYYSSTSAVYDPEYARMEAWLDEHPDFVNDYFLRKVTRQTVDMWLVSHATPTSSSSSCMELSSPTHAGGTSSSGRGGSGGSGATTPVRKISAHEFERGGLLKPIVNTIDGTPTFLSVSPGDSGQPGGQQVSSGNAGRPQRRSRHELRHLDEKDLIFELVKDICNELDVRSLCHKILQNVSTLLHADRGSLFLVQGERGGGCMPSSQNYDSSSNHSTDNANSGKTGNGSSEQRGTGYSRSRCLVSKLFDVCSRSTLLEMEKKDEIKIPWGTGIVGYVAESGEPVNIPDAYKDARFNREIDALTGYRTRALLCMPIKDCNGDVIGVAQVINKLGGESQFTTQDEKIFAGYLQFCGIGLRNAQLYEKSQLEVKRNQVLLDLARMIFEEQSTIEHMVLRILTHTQSLIQCQRVQVLLVHKASKGSFSRVFDFEANDLTGEDSDSRTSPFEGRFPINVGITCYVATTGETVNIPNAYEDPRFDPSVDDGSGFRHRTILCMPIKNSSGQIIGVIQLINKFDDLLFTKNDENFVEAFAIFCGMGIHNTHMYEKAVIAMAKQSVTLEVLSYHASASLEDAQRLRGLRVPSAAYFKLHDFKFDDIHMEDNQTLTACLRMFLDLDFVERFHIDYDVLCRWLLSVKKNYRNVTYHNWRHAFNVAQMMFAILTATQWWKIFGEIECLALIIACLCHDLDHRGTNNSFQIKASSPLAQLYSTSTMEHHHFDQCLMILSSQGNQILSNLSPEEYSRVVKVLEEAILSTDLAVYFRRRGAFLTLAQGGSYNWAYSDQRELLRGMLMTVCDLAAITKPWDVEKRVAELVSSEFFEQGDIERRTLNITPIDIMNREKEDQLPMMQVGFIDSICLPIYEAFALLSDKLEPLVEGVRKNKQHWLEIAESKCKTDNCTNHDRTLSVSDTEETREQADQ; encoded by the exons GCCTGCACTTGCGGAGCATCGAAGAACCGAGGATGACGGCGGAGACGGCAGCTCCTTGTGTGCAGGGGATGCAAGGGGTGCAAACTGCTATGGCTGGTCAGGGTACGTTGCAACAGGTGCAAGATGGAAAGTCCGCCGGTGGTTACTATTCTTCGACTTCCGCCGTCTACGACCCGGAATACGCCCGCATGGAGGCTTGGCTCGACGAACATCCCGACTTCGTCAACGACTACTTTCTCAG GAAAGTGACGAGACAGACGGTAGATATGTGGTTGGTCTCACACGCAACGCCAACATCATCGTCGAGCAGCTGCATGGAGCTATCCAGTCCCACCCATGCAGGTGGCACGTCATCTTCCGGCCGGGGTGGTTCTGGCGGATCAGGTGCCACAACGCCTGTTCGAAAAATCTCAGCTCACGAGTTCGAACGCGGTGGTTTACTAAAGCCGATCGTGAACACGATCGACGGGACGCCCACCTTTCTGAGTGTTTCGCCCGGGGATTCGGGCCAACCAGGAGGTCAGCAGGTTAGCTCGGGAAACGCGGGCAGACCTCAGAGACGGTCCAGACACGAATTGAGGCATCTCGATGAGAAGGATCTCATTTTTGAATTG GTGAAGGATATCTGTAACGAGTTGGACGTGAGATCGCTGTGTCACAAGATCTTGCAGAATGTCAGCACCTTGCTACATGCCGATCGTGGTTCTCTGTTCCTTGTTCAAGGCGAAAGAGGCGGCGGTTGCATGCCTTCTTCGCAAAATTACGATTCCTCGTCGAACCATTCGACTGATAATGCAAATTCAGGGAAAACGGGAAACGGAAGCTCCGAGCAACGTGGAACAGGATACTCGAGAAGCAGATGCCTAGTGTCCAAGTTGTTTGACGTATGTTCGAGATCGACACTGCTCGAAATGGAGAAAAAGGACGAGATCAAAATTCCGTGGGGCACGGGAATTGTCGGTTACGTCGCCGAAAGCGGAGAACCTGTTAACATACCAGACGCTTACAAG GACGCGAGGTTCAATCGTGAAATTGATGCATTAACGGGATACAGAACCAGAGCCCTTTTATGTATGCCAATAAAGGATTGCAACGGAGATGTTATTGGAGTTGCACAAGTTATCAACAAACTCGGTGGTGAAAGTCAATTTACTACGCAAGACGAAAAGATTTTCGCTGGATACTTGCAATTCTGTGGAATTGGATTAAGGAATGCGCAGCTGTATGAAAAAAGTCAATTAGAAGTGAAAAGAAATCAG GTTCTGTTGGACTTGGCTAGGATGATTTTCGAAGAGCAGAGCACGATAGAACATATGGTTTTAAGGATTCTAACGcatacgcaatccttgatacAGTGTCAACGAGTACAG GTTCTTCTCGTGCATAAGGCATCAAAGGGCAGTTTCTCACGAGTGTTTGATTTCGAGGCGAACGACCTCACCGGCGAGGATTCAGATTCTCGCACTAG TCCATTCGAGGGCAGATTCCCTATAAATGTCGGCATCACTTGTTATGTCGCTACTACAGGCGAG ACCGTGAATATACCGAACGCCTACGAAGATCCAAGATTCGATCCTTCAGTAGATGATGGTTCTGGTTTTAGACATCGTACTATTCTCTGCATGCCCATCAAGAACTCATCGGGTCAGATTATCGGCGTCATTCAACTCATCAACAAGTTCGACGATCTTCTCTTTACGAAGAATGACGAGAACTTCGTCGAGGCATTTGCTATTTTCTGTGGCATGGGAATTCACAATACGCACAT GTATGAGAAAGCTGTAATAGCGATGGCCAAACAGAGTGTCACGTTAGAAGTGCTCAGTTACCATGCTTCTGCATCATTGGAAGATGCACAAAGATTAAGG GGTTTAAGAGTGCCTTCTGCAGCGTATTTTAAATTGCACGATTTTAAATTCGATGACATTCATATGGAAGACAATCAAACTCTAACAGCTTGTCTTCGAATGTTTTTGGATCTTGACTTCGTAGAACGTTTTCATATCGACTACGACGTTCTTTGTCGTTGGCTTCTTAGTGTAAAAAAGAATTACCGAAACGTCACATATCACAATTGGCGTCACGCATTCAATGTTGCGCAGATGATGTTTGCCATTCTAACT gCCACGCAATGGTGGAAAATTTTTGGAGAAATTGAATGTCTCGCGTTAATTATTGCTTGTTTGTGTCACGATCTGGACCACCGGGGCACGAATAATTCTTTCCAAATCAA AGCATCATCGCCATTGGCGCAGCTTTACTCAACTTCAACGATGGAACATCATCACTTTGATCAGTGTCTTATGATATTAAGTAGTCAAGgaaatcaaattttatcaaatttatctcccgaagaatattctCGTGTGGTAAAAGTTCTCGAAGAAGCAATCCTCTCTACCGATCTAGCGGTTTACTTCCGAAGAAGAGGGGCTTTCCTTACCTTAGCTCAAGGTGGAAGTTACAATTGGGCTTACAGTGATCAGCGAGAACTTTTAAGAGGGATGTTGATGACCGTTTGTGATTTGGCAGCCATAACTAAGCCTTGGGATGTTGAAAAGAGAGTGGCAGAATTAGTTAGCAGCGAATTTTTTGAACAAGGAGATATCGAAAGGCGGACTCTCAATATCACTCCTATT GACATTATGAACCGGGAAAAGGAGGACCAACTGCCAATGATGCAAGTTGGCTTCATCGATTCGATATGCCTCCCTATTTACGAG GCATTCGCTTTATTATCGGATAAATTGGAACCACTGGTCGAAGGTGTTAGAAAGAATAAACAACATTGGCTCGAGATCGCGGAATCCAAATGTAAAACAGACAACTGCACGAATCACGATAGGACGCTGTCAGTGTCCGATACCGAAGAAACTAGGGAACAGGCGGACCAGTAG
- the LOC117159653 gene encoding dual 3',5'-cyclic-AMP and -GMP phosphodiesterase 11 isoform X4 — translation MQLKKAMLKIFDQLGLHLRSIEEPRMTAETAAPCVQGMQGVQTAMAGQGTLQQVQDGKSAGGYYSSTSAVYDPEYARMEAWLDEHPDFVNDYFLRKVTRQTVDMWLVSHATPTSSSSSCMELSSPTHAGGTSSSGRGGSGGSGATTPVRKISAHEFERGGLLKPIVNTIDGTPTFLSVSPGDSGQPGGQQVSSGNAGRPQRRSRHELRHLDEKDLIFELVKDICNELDVRSLCHKILQNVSTLLHADRGSLFLVQGERGGGCMPSSQNYDSSSNHSTDNANSGKTGNGSSEQRGTGYSRSRCLVSKLFDVCSRSTLLEMEKKDEIKIPWGTGIVGYVAESGEPVNIPDAYKDARFNREIDALTGYRTRALLCMPIKDCNGDVIGVAQVINKLGGESQFTTQDEKIFAGYLQFCGIGLRNAQLYEKSQLEVKRNQVLLDLARMIFEEQSTIEHMVLRILTHTQSLIQCQRVQVLLVHKASKGSFSRVFDFEANDLTGEDSDSRTSPFEGRFPINVGITCYVATTGETVNIPNAYEDPRFDPSVDDGSGFRHRTILCMPIKNSSGQIIGVIQLINKFDDLLFTKNDENFVEAFAIFCGMGIHNTHMYEKAVIAMAKQSVTLEVLSYHASASLEDAQRLRGLRVPSAAYFKLHDFKFDDIHMEDNQTLTACLRMFLDLDFVERFHIDYDVLCRWLLSVKKNYRNVTYHNWRHAFNVAQMMFAILTATQWWKIFGEIECLALIIACLCHDLDHRGTNNSFQIKASSPLAQLYSTSTMEHHHFDQCLMILSSQGNQILSNLSPEEYSRVVKVLEEAILSTDLAVYFRRRGAFLTLAQGGSYNWAYSDQRELLRGMLMTVCDLAAITKPWDVEKRVAELVSSEFFEQGDIERRTLNITPIDIMNREKEDQLPMMQVGFIDSICLPIYEAFALLSDKLEPLVEGVRKNKQHWLEIAESKCKTDNCTNHDRTLSVSDTEETREQADQ, via the exons TAGGCCTGCACTTGCGGAGCATCGAAGAACCGAGGATGACGGCGGAGACGGCAGCTCCTTGTGTGCAGGGGATGCAAGGGGTGCAAACTGCTATGGCTGGTCAGGGTACGTTGCAACAGGTGCAAGATGGAAAGTCCGCCGGTGGTTACTATTCTTCGACTTCCGCCGTCTACGACCCGGAATACGCCCGCATGGAGGCTTGGCTCGACGAACATCCCGACTTCGTCAACGACTACTTTCTCAG GAAAGTGACGAGACAGACGGTAGATATGTGGTTGGTCTCACACGCAACGCCAACATCATCGTCGAGCAGCTGCATGGAGCTATCCAGTCCCACCCATGCAGGTGGCACGTCATCTTCCGGCCGGGGTGGTTCTGGCGGATCAGGTGCCACAACGCCTGTTCGAAAAATCTCAGCTCACGAGTTCGAACGCGGTGGTTTACTAAAGCCGATCGTGAACACGATCGACGGGACGCCCACCTTTCTGAGTGTTTCGCCCGGGGATTCGGGCCAACCAGGAGGTCAGCAGGTTAGCTCGGGAAACGCGGGCAGACCTCAGAGACGGTCCAGACACGAATTGAGGCATCTCGATGAGAAGGATCTCATTTTTGAATTG GTGAAGGATATCTGTAACGAGTTGGACGTGAGATCGCTGTGTCACAAGATCTTGCAGAATGTCAGCACCTTGCTACATGCCGATCGTGGTTCTCTGTTCCTTGTTCAAGGCGAAAGAGGCGGCGGTTGCATGCCTTCTTCGCAAAATTACGATTCCTCGTCGAACCATTCGACTGATAATGCAAATTCAGGGAAAACGGGAAACGGAAGCTCCGAGCAACGTGGAACAGGATACTCGAGAAGCAGATGCCTAGTGTCCAAGTTGTTTGACGTATGTTCGAGATCGACACTGCTCGAAATGGAGAAAAAGGACGAGATCAAAATTCCGTGGGGCACGGGAATTGTCGGTTACGTCGCCGAAAGCGGAGAACCTGTTAACATACCAGACGCTTACAAG GACGCGAGGTTCAATCGTGAAATTGATGCATTAACGGGATACAGAACCAGAGCCCTTTTATGTATGCCAATAAAGGATTGCAACGGAGATGTTATTGGAGTTGCACAAGTTATCAACAAACTCGGTGGTGAAAGTCAATTTACTACGCAAGACGAAAAGATTTTCGCTGGATACTTGCAATTCTGTGGAATTGGATTAAGGAATGCGCAGCTGTATGAAAAAAGTCAATTAGAAGTGAAAAGAAATCAG GTTCTGTTGGACTTGGCTAGGATGATTTTCGAAGAGCAGAGCACGATAGAACATATGGTTTTAAGGATTCTAACGcatacgcaatccttgatacAGTGTCAACGAGTACAG GTTCTTCTCGTGCATAAGGCATCAAAGGGCAGTTTCTCACGAGTGTTTGATTTCGAGGCGAACGACCTCACCGGCGAGGATTCAGATTCTCGCACTAG TCCATTCGAGGGCAGATTCCCTATAAATGTCGGCATCACTTGTTATGTCGCTACTACAGGCGAG ACCGTGAATATACCGAACGCCTACGAAGATCCAAGATTCGATCCTTCAGTAGATGATGGTTCTGGTTTTAGACATCGTACTATTCTCTGCATGCCCATCAAGAACTCATCGGGTCAGATTATCGGCGTCATTCAACTCATCAACAAGTTCGACGATCTTCTCTTTACGAAGAATGACGAGAACTTCGTCGAGGCATTTGCTATTTTCTGTGGCATGGGAATTCACAATACGCACAT GTATGAGAAAGCTGTAATAGCGATGGCCAAACAGAGTGTCACGTTAGAAGTGCTCAGTTACCATGCTTCTGCATCATTGGAAGATGCACAAAGATTAAGG GGTTTAAGAGTGCCTTCTGCAGCGTATTTTAAATTGCACGATTTTAAATTCGATGACATTCATATGGAAGACAATCAAACTCTAACAGCTTGTCTTCGAATGTTTTTGGATCTTGACTTCGTAGAACGTTTTCATATCGACTACGACGTTCTTTGTCGTTGGCTTCTTAGTGTAAAAAAGAATTACCGAAACGTCACATATCACAATTGGCGTCACGCATTCAATGTTGCGCAGATGATGTTTGCCATTCTAACT gCCACGCAATGGTGGAAAATTTTTGGAGAAATTGAATGTCTCGCGTTAATTATTGCTTGTTTGTGTCACGATCTGGACCACCGGGGCACGAATAATTCTTTCCAAATCAA AGCATCATCGCCATTGGCGCAGCTTTACTCAACTTCAACGATGGAACATCATCACTTTGATCAGTGTCTTATGATATTAAGTAGTCAAGgaaatcaaattttatcaaatttatctcccgaagaatattctCGTGTGGTAAAAGTTCTCGAAGAAGCAATCCTCTCTACCGATCTAGCGGTTTACTTCCGAAGAAGAGGGGCTTTCCTTACCTTAGCTCAAGGTGGAAGTTACAATTGGGCTTACAGTGATCAGCGAGAACTTTTAAGAGGGATGTTGATGACCGTTTGTGATTTGGCAGCCATAACTAAGCCTTGGGATGTTGAAAAGAGAGTGGCAGAATTAGTTAGCAGCGAATTTTTTGAACAAGGAGATATCGAAAGGCGGACTCTCAATATCACTCCTATT GACATTATGAACCGGGAAAAGGAGGACCAACTGCCAATGATGCAAGTTGGCTTCATCGATTCGATATGCCTCCCTATTTACGAG GCATTCGCTTTATTATCGGATAAATTGGAACCACTGGTCGAAGGTGTTAGAAAGAATAAACAACATTGGCTCGAGATCGCGGAATCCAAATGTAAAACAGACAACTGCACGAATCACGATAGGACGCTGTCAGTGTCCGATACCGAAGAAACTAGGGAACAGGCGGACCAGTAG